CCGCTGATCGGGCCGAGTTCCGGCGGGTACGTGCGGGTCCAGGTGGTCAGGCCGTCGTCGTTCTGGTACGTGAGGGTGCGGGCGTCGAGGGCGGCGTCCGCACCCGCGAGGCCCGCGCCGAGCAGGCCGAGCGTGGCGGCCAGCGCGGCGAGGCCGCCCCGGAAGGCGGCCAGGGGGCGGCGGGCGCGGCGCGGCGCGGGACGCGTCAAGTGGTGGCCTTCCCCCCCGCGTCCTGGCCGGGGTCAGGTTGCAGCAGCATGTGCACGGCGCGCGCCGCCATCACGGCCCCGCCCGCCAGGAATTCCGCGAGGCCGCGGTGCAGCAGCAGCGAGAACGCCACCCCGATGACCAGCATGCAGGCGGCCGCGAAGGGAATGGCGTTCAGCTTGAGGCGTTTCTGCAGGGTCGCCTTGTACAGCGGGATGATGAGCAGCGTGACGATGAAGGTGGGCGTGGCCGTGAGGGGCGCGGCGCCCATGAAGGCCCCGTTGAACGGTGCGATGCCGCCCCCGCCGGAGAAGCGGAAGTAGACGGGGTAGCAGTGGCCGAGCGTGACTCCCGCCACGGCCAGCCACGTGTACTGCGGGGCGTAGTGCTGCGTCACGACGGCCGCCAGGATGCCCTTGCCGATGTCGAGGGCCGTCACGATGATGGCGGGCCACAGGCCGTACTGCCGGTACGTGCCGCTGCCGCCGGGCAGGTCCTTGTCGCGGATGTCGCGGCCCCGCAGGCGCGAGTACAGCACGCCGAACACCAGCGAGCCGAGCAGATACGAGAGCAGCAGAACGAGGACGGCGACCATGACGGACAGTCTAGAGGGAATCGGGGACGGGGGTCAGCGGAGCAGGAACAGCGAGCCGAGGACGGCCAGCACGACGAGGTACCCGATGCCGGACAGCACGAGCGTGACGGCGGCCTGAACGGTGTCGCGCAGGTTCATGCTGGACTGCACGGCCAGGAAGCCGAAGTACACGGTGACGAGGCTGAGGAGCCAGCTGACGAGCCAGCCGAGGACGGGGATCACGCCGATGACGGTGCTGACGATGCTGATCGGCACGAAGAACAGCGCGAAGGTGTACGCCACTTCGGGGTACGTGCCGGTGCCCTTGAAGATGCCGCGCCCGACGAGGTACACGAGGCCCGTGAAGATCCCGAAGCCGAGGATCGTCTGGACGAGGCGGCTGAAGAACTGCCCGAGGACGGTCACGTCGGAGTGGAAGACCGCGAAGAAGCCCGCGATGAGGCCCGAGACGAGGGCGGCGAGCAGGACGTAGATGGCGGCCTCGCGGGTGCCGCCGCGGCGTTCGAAGCGTTCGAAGGCGGCGACGCTCGGCTGGGAGAGCACGGCGACGCTCTGCGGGAACATGTCCTGGATGGTGGCCTGCGGGTTGGGCTGCGTCATGGTTCCTCCGGTGGGGTGGTGTGCCTGAGTGCAGCATACGGGGTGGCGGGGCGGGGCGCGTCATCCGAACGGTGGAGGGGCGTGATGCGGCGGGACGTGAAGGTTGGGTGAGGGAGCGCGTGTGCCGCAGACCACACAGACAATACGTCCATGCCGTAAAATGAACGGATGCTCAGGGTAGAGTCAGAGTACAGACCGGCAGGAGACCAGCCGACCGCCATCCGCAGCCTGGTAGAAGGCCTGGAGTCCGGACTGCGCTCCCAGACGCTGCTCGGCGCCACCGGCACCGGCAAGACGTACACCATGGCCAAGGTCATCGAGGAGACGGGCCGCCCCGCCCTCATCATGGCCCCCAACAAGATCCTCACGGCGCAGCTCGCCAGCGAGTTCCGCGAGTTCTTCCCCGGCAGCGCCGTGGAGTTCTTCATCTCGTACTACGACTACTACCAGCCGGAAGCGTACGTGCCGGGCAAGGACCTCTTCATCGAGAAGGACGCCAACATCAACCACGAGATCGAGCGCCTGCGGCACTCCGCCACCCGCAGCCTCCTGACGCGGCCCGACACCATCGTCGTCGCCAGCGTCAGCTGCATCTACGGCCTCGGCGACCCCGAAGAGTACCGCGCGCTGAACCTCGTGCTGAAGGCCGGCGAACCGATCGGGCGCGACGCGATCCTGGAGCGGCTCGTGACCATGCAGTACGAACGCAACGACATCGAACTCGCGCCCGGCCGCTTCCGCGCCAAGGGCGACACCCTGGAGATCTGGCCCAGCTACGACGAGCAGCCGCTGCGCCTCGAACTGTGGGGCGACGACCTCGAACGCATCCAGGTGGTGCACCCCGTCAGCGGCGACGCGCTCGCCACGCTCGACGCGACTGTCGTGTACCCCGCCAAGCACTACGTGGCGTCCGCCGGGAACGTGGAGCGGGCCATCGTCACCATCCAGCAGGAACTCGACGAGCGCCTCGAGTACTTCCGCAGCATGGGCAAACTGCTCGAAGCGCAGCGCATCAAGGAACGCACCCTGTACGACCTGGAGATGCTGAAGGTCCTCGGGTACTGCTCCGGCATCGAGAACTACTCGCGGCACATCGACGGGCGCGCGTCGGGCGCCACGCCGTACACCATGCTCGACTACTTCCCCGACAACTTCATCACGTTCATCGACGAGTCGCACGTCACCGTCCCCCAGATCGGCGGGATGGCGAACGGCGACCGCGCCCGCAAGCAGACGCTGGTGGATTACGGTTTCCGCCTCCCCTCGGCGCTCGACAACCGCCCCCTGAACTTCCAGGAGTTCCTGGAAAAGACCGGGCAGACGGTGTACGTGTCCGCCACGCCCGGCCCGTACGAGCGCGAGGTGAGCGACAACACCGCCGACCAGATCATCCGCCCCACCGGTCTCGTCGACCCGCAGGTGACGGTGCGTCCCATCCAGGGACAGATCGAGGACCTGCTGGGCCGCATCCGGCAGCGGGCAGGCATCGGGGAGCGGGTGCTCGTCACGACGCTCACCAAACGCATGAGCGAGGACCTCAGCGAGTACCTGCTGGAGAAGGGCGTCCGCGCCCGCTACATGCACAGCGACATCGACGCGGTCGAACGGCAGGTCATCATCCGCGACCTGCGCCTCGGGCATTACGACGTGCTGATCGGCATCAACCTGCTGCGCGAGGGCCTCGACCTGCCGGAAGTGAGTCTGGTCGCCATTCTGGACGCCGACAAGCCCGGCTTCCTGCGCAGCGAACGCGCCCTCATCCAGACGATCGGCCGCGCCGCCCGCAACCTGAACGGCGAAGTCATCCTGTACGGCGACACCATCACGCCCGCCATGCAGTACGCGATGGACGAGACGCGCCGCCGCCGAGAGAAGCAGACCGCGCACAACCTCGAACACGGCATCACGCCCACCAGCATCAAGAAGACCGTCCGTGACGTGATCCGCGGCGAGGAGGAAGCCGAACTGCCCACGGGCGGCACGCTCGCCGAAGGCAAGGACGCGCTCACCATGCAGCTCACGGACCTGGAGCTCGACATGTGGCAGGCGTCCGAGGACCTGGATTTCGAGCGGGCCGCGTCCCTGCGCGACCAGATCCGCGCCATCGAGGCGAAACTGCAGGGCAAGGAGTTCTCGCAGCCCACCATCCCCGGCCAGAAGGTCCGCAAGCGCGGCCGCCGCTGACCCCTCCCCCACCCGCCTGACGCCCTGCCCGGTCACGGCCCCTCTGTGCGGGGCTGGCCTGCCGGGCGCGGGTGTGGTCTGCTGGGGGCATGAATCTCCTGGTGCTGGGCGGAACGCAGTTCGTGGGGCGGCACATCGTGGAAGCGGCAGTGGAGGCGGGGCACAGCGTGAGCGTGTTCACGCGCGGGGTGTCACCGGACGACCTGCCGCCCGGCGTGACGCGCCTGCGCGGCGACCGGGACGGCGGCCTGGACGCCCTGCGGGACGGGTCGTGGGACGCGTGCGTGGACGTGAGCGGGTACGTGCCGCGCGTGGTGCGGCAGAGTGCGGAGCTGCTGCGGGGCCGGGTGGGACGCTACCTGTTCATCAGCACGGTGAGCGTGTACGCGCCCGGGCCGCGCGACTGGACGCCGGAGGACGCGCCGCTGCAGGAGCTGGACGACCCGGCCACGGAGGACGTCCAGGCCGCGTACGGGGGCCTGAAGGTCCTGTGCGAGCGCGTGGTGAACGAGGTGTTCGGGGAGCGTGCGACGCACGTCCGGCCGCACATCGTGGCGGGGCCGTGGGATCACACGCGGCGGTTCACGGCGTGGCCGGAAGCGCTCGCGGCGGGCGGGCCGGTCCTCGCGCCGGGCGACGGGAGCGACCCGGTGCAGTACGTGGACGCGCGGGACCTCGCGGCGTTCGTGCTGCGCCTCCTGACGGACGGCACGCCCGGCACCTTCAACGCGGCGGCCGGGAGCCGCTCGTGGCACGCGTTCCTGAACGGGGTGGCCGAGGGCGTCCGGTCACAGTCGGAGCTGGCGTGGACACCCGCCGCCGAACTCGCGGAACGCGGGCTGGGGTGGGCGGAGGTGCCGCTGTTCGTGCCGCGCGCGCTGGACGTGACGGGCCTCATGCGGGTGGACGTGTCGTGGGCGGAACGGGCGGGCCTGCGCTGCCGTCCGCTGGAGGAGACGGCGCGTGACACGCTGGCATGGAGCGTCACGCGGCCCGCCGGGGAGCGGCCCGTGCCGGGTATCCTCGCCGCGCGGGAAGCGGGACGGTGAGCGCCGCGTGACGGGAGGGACGACCTGGCGGGTGTCGGTGTTCGTGGGCGTGAGCCTGGACGGCTTCATCGCGCGGGCCGATCACGGCCTGGAGTGGCTGGACGCCGTGCGCACCGACCCGCCCGAGGACACCGGGTACGCGGCCCTGATGGCGTCCGCGGACGCGGTCGTGATGGGACGACGCACGTACGACGCGGTGCTGGGCTTTCCCGGGTGGCCCTTCGCGAGACAGCGGGTGACGGTCCTCACGCACCGCCCGCCGCCAGGGAGCGCGCACGGCGAGACGTTCGCGCAGGGGCCGCTGCCGGACGTGCTGGACAGCCTGCGGGCAGGCGGGGCGAGGCACGTGTACCTGGACGGCGGCGTGACGGTCCGGCAGGGCCTCGCGGCGCGGCGCGTGACGCACCTCACGCTGTCGTGGGTGCCCGTGCTGCTGGGGCGCGGCGTACCGCTGTTCGGGCCGGACGTGCCGGAGGGCGCGTGGACCCTCACGGGCAGCCAAGCGTTCCCGAGCGGGCTGGTGCAGGCGACGTACGAGGCGCGAGGCACCTGAGGCGGTGTTGATCCTATTTCAGGGACGCCGGGAACAGCGAAGGCATCCCTTCTTGGGCAGGACGGACGCCCTGCAGGACGCCTGCCCGCTTCCATCTCCTCAACACCGTACTTCTTGTATGCCGTCCGCTCTGCTGCACTCCAGGCGGTCAGCCATCCGGTGTTACTTCTCGCCGATGTACTTGCCCCAGCCTTCGCGCATCTGCGCGAACTGCCCGTAGGCGTAGAAGCCGAAGCTGGGTGCGCGGGGCGGCATGCGCAGCGGCATCTGCGCCTCGTCGGGCGTGCGGCTGCCCTTGCGCTGGTTGCAGATGCGGCAGGCGGTGACGACGTTGTCCCAGCCGTGCCGTCCGCCGCGTGAGCGGGGGTGCACGTGGTCGATGGTGAGGTCCTCGCGGGACCCGCAGTACTGGCAGACGAAGTGGTCGCGGCGCAGGACGTTGCGGCGGTTGAAGGGAATGGGGTGGGCGCGGGGGCGGCGCACGTAGCGGCGCAGGCGGATGACGCTCGGGACGAGCAGTTCGGTGCTGGGCGAGCGCACGACGTCGCTGCTCTCCTCCAGCACTTCGGCCACGCCGTACTGCACGAGGGTGATGGCGCGCTTGGCGCTCGTGACGTGGAGAGGTTCGTACGAGGCGTTCAAAACAAGCACGCGCGGGGTGCTTAGATTCACCGCCGCGCGTGCCGGGCCCGTCACCTCTGGGGTGGTTGGCTCCGTCGTTGCTCTTGGCGTTATCCCGTTCACACGGAAAGTTTAGCGCGTTTGGGTCAGAGCAGTGTTGCGCACAATGGCTTACGCGTCCTGCCTTGCTGCCAGCGCCACACTCATGACTGTTCGGCGCACTCATGAAGGTTCACGTAGGCGTGGCGACGGGTGCGGGACAGAGGCGTGCGGCGGTCCGGCCCGGTGCCGGTTCATGGGCAGATGCTGCGTCAGCTCACTGCAGGTGGACGGGGGGCCGGTAGACTGTGCGCATGACACCTGTACTCGTTCCGCTGACCACCCCCGATGAGGTCGAGACCTTCCTCGCCGAGAACCCGCTGTCCGGCGTGTTCAAGGCGGGCACCTGCCACAAGACCATGCAGGGCTTCGGGGTGCTGGAGACGTTCCTGAAGGACCACGATCTGCCGATCGGGTTCATTCGCGTGGTGGACTGGCGTCCGGCGTCGAACCACGTGGCGGCGCGGACGGGCATCACGCACCAGTCGCCGCAGCTGATCGTGTTCCGGGACGGCGAGCCGGTCTTCGACGTGGACAACTGGGACATCACGCCGGAGGCGCTGGAGCCGGTCTTCGCGACGCTGGTGCCCGCGCGCGGCGAGGCGGCGGCGGTCGTGGCTGGAAGCGCGGCGGGCAGCGTGGAGCCGTACAAGGCGCTGATGCGGGCCTTCCTGGACGGGCAGCTGCCCGACTGGGCCTTCCAGGACCAGTACGTGAACATGTTCCGTGACGACGCGTCGCTGCGCAGCAAGCGGGAGTTCGAGCTGCTGTCGAACCTGTTCGGGGATCCGGACGCGTACCACGGTGGGCTGCATCAGCTGGGCGCGCCGCAGGAGCGCGGGAACCTGAAGGAGCGCGTGCAGGAGCTGCTTTCGGCCCTGTAAGCGTCCCGTAAGAGGCCTTGAGGTGAGATGGGTGAGTCTGAACAGGCTCACCCGTTTCTCGTGTGTGCCTGCCTCCTGCCGCCCGGGCGTGTCGTGCGGCGGGGTGTCGGCGTTCGTCTGCTGCGGTGTCTGGGCGTGTTCCGTGCCGGCCCGCATTCGTCCCCCTGCCCCTGATGCGAAAATTGCCGCAGCCTCGGGGGCCGAGATCCATTAGGATTTGTTAACTATGTCTCATGTCTGGCTGCCACTCCCCACGGATCAAGCCGTTTACGACGGACTGTCCACCGACCATTACCCGTGGACGGAGGTGTACACCGACCTGAGTCTGCGGCCACAGTTCAGTGGCGTGCTGGACGTCCGGCAGAGCGGCGCGGCCGGGCGCTTCCTGTGGGTGAACGGCGAGCTGCGCGGCGGCTTCGGCCAGGAAGGCGAGCTGGACGTGCGGGTGCTGCCCAGCACCTTCGCGCGCGCCACCGTGAGCCTCACCCCGCTCGACCCGGCCCTCGCGCAGCTCGTGTGGTCCTGCCGGGACGGGGACCTCGTGTCCCTGCCCATCGAGTGGCCGGACGCGCGCGACCTGTTCGCGTCGCGCCGCTTCCGGGGCGCGCTGCTCGGCGCGAACAGCTGCAGCTTCTGGGAGGACGGCCGCCTCGTCGCCGGGAACGTCCCGCGTCCCGGCGAGCCGCTGCAGACCGTGACGCCGCGCGCACGCTACACGCACGCGGACCTGGAGGTCTTCTGGTCGCTGGTCATGTCGGCCAGCGCCTCCCGCCTGCCGCTCACCGAGGCGTGGCGGCAGGCAGCGTCGCGTCTGGCAGACACGCACCCCTGCCTAGACCCCTTCGCGCGCGAAGTGTGGCTGGACGGCACGACCGTGCACTCCGACCCGGAAGTCCCGGTGGCGGAACTGCGGGCCGCGATGCTCGACCAGTACCGCACGATGACGGCCCTGCACGGCGTCGCGCCGCGCAGCATCCCCATGCCGGAGGCACGCAGCCACCCGCTGTGGGCGACTTCAGGACTGGACGAATGACCGTGCGCGCCCGGCAGGACCACGGCATGCCCGTGCGGTCTGAACGGGCCACCCCAGAAACGACAGGAGCGATATGAGTGCAGAACTGGATTACCCCGCCTGGCCGCCCGGCCTGACCGACCAGACCCCGCTGCCCTTCATGTACTGGCGCGTGATGCACGTCGTGGACGGCCGCCGCAGCATCGAGAAGCTCTCCACGACCCTCGGCCTGAAGGAACCGCAGCTGCGGCAGGCGCTGACCGAGGTCCGCAACTGGCTCGGACGTGCCGCCGTCCGTGAACAGCCGCTCACCGGGGAACTGGAGAAGGCGCTGCGGCAGGCGCTCGTGAGCGTGGTCGGCCCGATGGGCGAACTGATGATCGACGACGCGCTGGACGACCTTCCCGAACAGACGACCCTCTCGGCCCTGGTGTCGAGTCTCAACACCCAGCTCAGCGAACCGCACAGCCAGGCCCTGGCACGCATCCTACGCAGCAGAGGAATTGCATGAAATACACCGTGGTCATCCGTCAGCCTGTTCCCGAAGCCATTCTGGGTGAACTCACCCGGGAACTCAGCAAGCAGTTCGAACTGACGGCCGATCAGGCCGCCAAGCTCGCGTCGCGCCGCAGCGGTCGCCTCATGAAGCCCACCACCCGCAAGCGGGCCGAGCGCCTGATGCAGGTGTTCCAGAGTGTCGGCGCGCAGGTGACGCTGGAAGAGGTCCGCGAGGACACCACGATGCTCAAGGACCCCTTCGCGGCCGAGCGTCCCGGACTGGTCGGCGCGGCCACCCTGCCGGTCCCGCAGGTGGACACCAGCCCCTACGCCCCCGCCGGGACGAGCGCGTTCCCGCAGGGCGACGCCCTGACCGGCGGCCCGAGTCCCTACGGCACCGGCCCGCTGCTGTCCGGCGAGAGCACCTTCACGGGACTGCCGTCCGGCACGCAGGCCGACTGGGGCAGCACGACCGTCGCGACACTCCCCTCGCAGGGCTGGGATGCGGGCCTGCTGCCCAGCGACCCGCTCCCCACCCCGGAACCGTTCGTGCAGCGCGACGCGGACCTCGTCACGCCGGAACACGTGCCGAGCGGCGTGCCGGAAATGAACCTGGGCGGCCTGCTAGGCACGTCCCGTCCGGCCAGCACCCCGGACCTGCCGGACGACATCACGGCCCTCACGCCGCTGCCGGACAACGTGTACGGCCTGTCCGGCGCGACCTTCCCGAGCAGCGCGCCCCTGCCCACCGTCACGAGCGAACCGATCACGGACGACGCGTGGGCGGACTTCACCGGCTCGCTGAACAGCGCGCCCGCGAACAGCACGAGCACGCCCGA
The nucleotide sequence above comes from Deinococcus aquiradiocola. Encoded proteins:
- a CDS encoding YIP1 family protein is translated as MTQPNPQATIQDMFPQSVAVLSQPSVAAFERFERRGGTREAAIYVLLAALVSGLIAGFFAVFHSDVTVLGQFFSRLVQTILGFGIFTGLVYLVGRGIFKGTGTYPEVAYTFALFFVPISIVSTVIGVIPVLGWLVSWLLSLVTVYFGFLAVQSSMNLRDTVQAAVTLVLSGIGYLVVLAVLGSLFLLR
- a CDS encoding glycerol-3-phosphate acyltransferase, which produces MVAVLVLLLSYLLGSLVFGVLYSRLRGRDIRDKDLPGGSGTYRQYGLWPAIIVTALDIGKGILAAVVTQHYAPQYTWLAVAGVTLGHCYPVYFRFSGGGGIAPFNGAFMGAAPLTATPTFIVTLLIIPLYKATLQKRLKLNAIPFAAACMLVIGVAFSLLLHRGLAEFLAGGAVMAARAVHMLLQPDPGQDAGGKATT
- the uvrB gene encoding excinuclease ABC subunit UvrB, encoding MLRVESEYRPAGDQPTAIRSLVEGLESGLRSQTLLGATGTGKTYTMAKVIEETGRPALIMAPNKILTAQLASEFREFFPGSAVEFFISYYDYYQPEAYVPGKDLFIEKDANINHEIERLRHSATRSLLTRPDTIVVASVSCIYGLGDPEEYRALNLVLKAGEPIGRDAILERLVTMQYERNDIELAPGRFRAKGDTLEIWPSYDEQPLRLELWGDDLERIQVVHPVSGDALATLDATVVYPAKHYVASAGNVERAIVTIQQELDERLEYFRSMGKLLEAQRIKERTLYDLEMLKVLGYCSGIENYSRHIDGRASGATPYTMLDYFPDNFITFIDESHVTVPQIGGMANGDRARKQTLVDYGFRLPSALDNRPLNFQEFLEKTGQTVYVSATPGPYEREVSDNTADQIIRPTGLVDPQVTVRPIQGQIEDLLGRIRQRAGIGERVLVTTLTKRMSEDLSEYLLEKGVRARYMHSDIDAVERQVIIRDLRLGHYDVLIGINLLREGLDLPEVSLVAILDADKPGFLRSERALIQTIGRAARNLNGEVILYGDTITPAMQYAMDETRRRREKQTAHNLEHGITPTSIKKTVRDVIRGEEEAELPTGGTLAEGKDALTMQLTDLELDMWQASEDLDFERAASLRDQIRAIEAKLQGKEFSQPTIPGQKVRKRGRR
- a CDS encoding NAD-dependent epimerase/dehydratase family protein, with the protein product MNLLVLGGTQFVGRHIVEAAVEAGHSVSVFTRGVSPDDLPPGVTRLRGDRDGGLDALRDGSWDACVDVSGYVPRVVRQSAELLRGRVGRYLFISTVSVYAPGPRDWTPEDAPLQELDDPATEDVQAAYGGLKVLCERVVNEVFGERATHVRPHIVAGPWDHTRRFTAWPEALAAGGPVLAPGDGSDPVQYVDARDLAAFVLRLLTDGTPGTFNAAAGSRSWHAFLNGVAEGVRSQSELAWTPAAELAERGLGWAEVPLFVPRALDVTGLMRVDVSWAERAGLRCRPLEETARDTLAWSVTRPAGERPVPGILAAREAGR
- a CDS encoding HNH endonuclease, translated to MNLSTPRVLVLNASYEPLHVTSAKRAITLVQYGVAEVLEESSDVVRSPSTELLVPSVIRLRRYVRRPRAHPIPFNRRNVLRRDHFVCQYCGSREDLTIDHVHPRSRGGRHGWDNVVTACRICNQRKGSRTPDEAQMPLRMPPRAPSFGFYAYGQFAQMREGWGKYIGEK
- a CDS encoding monothiol bacilliredoxin BrxC family protein produces the protein MTPVLVPLTTPDEVETFLAENPLSGVFKAGTCHKTMQGFGVLETFLKDHDLPIGFIRVVDWRPASNHVAARTGITHQSPQLIVFRDGEPVFDVDNWDITPEALEPVFATLVPARGEAAAVVAGSAAGSVEPYKALMRAFLDGQLPDWAFQDQYVNMFRDDASLRSKREFELLSNLFGDPDAYHGGLHQLGAPQERGNLKERVQELLSAL
- a CDS encoding dihydrofolate reductase family protein, with amino-acid sequence MTGGTTWRVSVFVGVSLDGFIARADHGLEWLDAVRTDPPEDTGYAALMASADAVVMGRRTYDAVLGFPGWPFARQRVTVLTHRPPPGSAHGETFAQGPLPDVLDSLRAGGARHVYLDGGVTVRQGLAARRVTHLTLSWVPVLLGRGVPLFGPDVPEGAWTLTGSQAFPSGLVQATYEARGT